The nucleotide window CCTGCGACGGGCGCGGCTGCTTCAACCGGACGGGCAGGGTGACGGGATTCGCGGATCATCCGGACAGCCGAGGCGACCAGGATCGCGGTGATCATCAGCGGGCCGAGATTGGCGACCAGTTCCTGCAGTGCGGTGTAGTTCTTCTCCGCGCCGGAGGCGTACGGCAGCAGGGCGAGCGGCAGGCAGGCGCTGACGTAGAGCACCACCGCGGCGCAGGAGTAGGTCATCCACCGCGGCAGCGGGATGTGATCGGCTCGCGCACCCGGCCATGGCCGGCGGCGGATCTGGTAGACGACCGCAATGCCGAGCGGCAGGATCCAGACGAAGTGATGGGTCCAGGACAGTGGCGAGGCCAGGTTGGTGCCAAGGCCGACCAGGGCGATCGCCAGCACGTGGGCGCCCTTCTTCCACCAGTAGGCGCCGACGATCGCGGCCAGCACGGCCACCAGCACGGCGATCGCCAGGCCCAGATACGTGTTGGTCTGGTTCTCACCGAACAAGCGCAGTACGACGCCGAGCAGGGACTGATTGCCCACGTACAACGGGCCCGAGGTGTGGGTGTCGCCGCCGGCCAGGCTCTTCAGGTAACTGATCGTCGCGCTCGGTTGGACGACGGTGCCGACGATCGTCAACACCGCGAAGGTGATCATGGCGGTGATCGCCGGCCGCTTCTTGCCCAAGATCAACAACATCAGCACGAACAGCGCCGGGGTGAGTTTGATCGCCGCGGCCAGCCCGATCAACATCCCCGGCGGGATGATCCGCTTGCGTCCCGGTGTGGCCGGCAGCAGGTCGATGAACACCAACGCCATCAGGAATGTGTTGATCTGCGCGTAGCCGACGGTGGTCCGGATCGGCTCCATCCCGATCACCAGCGCCGCCGACACCAGCGCCAGCGGCAGCCCGCGTGGCACTCCGGATCTGATCATCACCACGTTTTGCGCGATCACGATGCCGGCGATCCAGACGAGTTCCCAGAACAGGAACGGTCCGACCGCCAACGGCAGCATGATGATCGCCGCCGCCGGCGGATAGATGAACCAGAGATGGAAATCCGGCGAGCTCCACTCCATGATGTTCGCGCCGTGCAGCATCGCCCGTACCGCGTAGAAGTAGACCTGCAGATCCATCGTGGACGGCTTGTACGGCCAGAACTTCCCGCCGGCGATGATCAACGGCAGCATCACCATCGACACCAGATAGGCCGGCGTGAATTCCAGCACCATCCGACGGAATCGCTTCCCCCGCGTCATGGGGGCGCCGGCGAGGCTTGCCGTCCGGGCGGGCTCGGCGGAGTCAGCCGAATCGGCGGCAGCGTTCGAGGTGATCTTGCTCGACATCGGATCGGTCATTCGGTGATCTGCCGCCAGACGGCATCGAGTTCGCTATCAGTGGCCATCGGCTTGGGCCCGAACAGTTCGCGCAGGCCGGGCTTGTCTGCGTACCGCGGCAACAGGTGGACGTGCAGGTGGAAGACCTCCTGCCCCGCCACCGCACCGGCCGAGGAGAACAGGTTCAACCCGTCGGCATCGAGTCGATCGACCAGCAGCCGGGAGACCCGGTCGATGGCCGGCGTGATCTCCGCCCAGGCCGACGGTTCACCCAGAACGCTGTCCAGATGGCGTTTCGGCACCACCAGCGTGTGTCCGCGGTGGAACGGCGCGACGTCGAGGAACGAGTACGAGTGCTCGTCCTCATCGATCTTCCGGCTCGGGATGTCGCCGGAGATGATCTTGCAGAACAAGCAGTCCTGAGCTGTGTTCACCGTGGCGTCAGACATGGATCACGTTCTCCAACGGTTGTCCGGTGGCGTAGCGACGAAGCTGGTCCGCGATCAACGCATCGGCCCGCGGATAGAAGGCACTGCTGGCTCCGCCCACATGGGGCGCGATCAACACCCCGGGCGTCGTCCACAACGGATGATCACTGGGCAGCGGCTCCGGATCGGTGACGTCCATCGCCGCGGTGATCCGGCCGCTCGCGGTCTCGGCCAGCAGTGCGTCGGTGTCGATCAGCCTGCCTCGGCCGACGTTGACCACCTGGGCATCGTCGGGCAGCAACGCCAACGCCTGCTTGTCGATCATCTTTTCGGTCTGCGGCGTCAGCGGGGTGATCAAGATCAACACGTCGGCCGCCGGCAGCAGCGCCGGCAACTCGTCGATGGCGTGCACCGGGACCGGTTCGGTTCGGGCGGTCCGGGCGACCCGGGTGATCGAGGCGACCTCGAAGCCCGCGAGCCGGCGTTCGATCGCCTGTCCGATGTGGCCGTAGCCGACGATCAGCACCCGCTTGTCGGCCAGCGAACTGCCCCACTGGAACTGCCAGTTGCCTCCTGCCTGGTTGCGGGCGAACACGTCCAGATGCCGGCCCAGGGCCAGCGACAGCGCGAT belongs to Microlunatus elymi and includes:
- a CDS encoding glycosyltransferase 87 family protein, with the translated sequence MTDPMSSKITSNAAADSADSAEPARTASLAGAPMTRGKRFRRMVLEFTPAYLVSMVMLPLIIAGGKFWPYKPSTMDLQVYFYAVRAMLHGANIMEWSSPDFHLWFIYPPAAAIIMLPLAVGPFLFWELVWIAGIVIAQNVVMIRSGVPRGLPLALVSAALVIGMEPIRTTVGYAQINTFLMALVFIDLLPATPGRKRIIPPGMLIGLAAAIKLTPALFVLMLLILGKKRPAITAMITFAVLTIVGTVVQPSATISYLKSLAGGDTHTSGPLYVGNQSLLGVVLRLFGENQTNTYLGLAIAVLVAVLAAIVGAYWWKKGAHVLAIALVGLGTNLASPLSWTHHFVWILPLGIAVVYQIRRRPWPGARADHIPLPRWMTYSCAAVVLYVSACLPLALLPYASGAEKNYTALQELVANLGPLMITAILVASAVRMIRESRHPARPVEAAAPVAGS
- a CDS encoding HIT family protein codes for the protein MSDATVNTAQDCLFCKIISGDIPSRKIDEDEHSYSFLDVAPFHRGHTLVVPKRHLDSVLGEPSAWAEITPAIDRVSRLLVDRLDADGLNLFSSAGAVAGQEVFHLHVHLLPRYADKPGLRELFGPKPMATDSELDAVWRQITE
- a CDS encoding 2-hydroxyacid dehydrogenase, which codes for MNRPAEVEGSTTRMRAWVPYESEQEARQRLGELPDNVQLDLFTGAELPSSTEDVEFYVDPYLGAGQSAWSTLATLPKLKVVQTLTAGFEHIQPYVPHGVTLCNAAGLHDASTAEMAIALSLALGRHLDVFARNQAGGNWQFQWGSSLADKRVLIVGYGHIGQAIERRLAGFEVASITRVARTARTEPVPVHAIDELPALLPAADVLILITPLTPQTEKMIDKQALALLPDDAQVVNVGRGRLIDTDALLAETASGRITAAMDVTDPEPLPSDHPLWTTPGVLIAPHVGGASSAFYPRADALIADQLRRYATGQPLENVIHV